The following is a genomic window from Rutidosis leptorrhynchoides isolate AG116_Rl617_1_P2 chromosome 8, CSIRO_AGI_Rlap_v1, whole genome shotgun sequence.
aatgagatgttaaaccatccttaaatcatgttaaatatatataaatacatatatatacacaaacgtataattatcgtatgttatatagttcgtgatatcatcggttaaattggacggtcaaacgttgtgtaaaactcttttcaaaaacacaagtctcaacaatttggattgcttatcatgttggtaaggtttaatttatgtaaatattaatctcataagtataaaacgattggaaaaatccgggtcgttacagcccACATGAGATGAATGACACGCGTATACCTTCTAAGACCAATTTTAACGCGGCGTCAGAGGGGTCCCGTCAGACATGCTGGCGACGGGTGACGCCCCCTGACGCCTCTTGTGGGGCGTCACCGGTGACGAAACTGGGGCGTTAGCTAGATTTCTCACGGAAGAGAGAGGTAGCGTCAGGGGTACGAAGAGTTATGGACTGTTGTATCATATTACATAATATGATTTTAGAAGATCAAGGATTTGCGTTAAGTGATGGGGAGGAAGAGTTCATTACCGAAGATATGGAGAATCGTCCAGAACGAATACCGAATAGAGGACCGGATCAAGACATTATCATCCGAGAGATAAGAGATAGGATGGTGCACGACCAACTAACCGATGATCTAGTTGAGCATATTTGGAACCTTCCGCCCGCATTCCGCACCATGAATGGTTAAATTTATGTAATagttaaattttatgtaatggttatattttatgtaatggttaaattttatgtaatggttaaattttatatgtttttaattatatgtaatataatttgtattcataataaaataaaaaaagaaaaagaaaaaataaaactggTGGGACATATTTGACACTGGAGGGGCGTCAGAGTTATTTGAGTGTCAAATGCTGACACTGGCACGTCACaggcagattgcactttttggccaaaaagtgaacAATCTGCATGTGACGTCACAAGCAGGGTTATTCATGGTCTAAGGGCCCGTTTACTAGTTTTGGAACCCGATGGTTATTACCCCATGTGTAAAGATCACtagataatgttacatcacatGTATGATACTCACCACATGCTACAAACTCAAAGTTTGTGTTGTTAGGGTAATCAATAAGTTTCGGTTGTGAAATGTTTAAATTAACGCCATGCGCTAGTCTTTCGCCCGATTCTTCACCCCATGTGAAGATTTTGTTAAAATTAATGCAAACTTCAATCATTCTACACCTAGTGGCACAACTACTCTATATGTATAGTGTGTTTTGTGTGTGTAGTATGTTTTATGTGTGTAGTGCGTTTTGTATCAACTAGTTGTTTTATGGTATCTAGAGCTTGGTTCTAAATTAATCTTTGTGTTTAAATATTCAAAGTTCAAAGCTAGTTTCTTGCTAATCAAAAATGGAGGTCTCAAATGTAAACAATGGAGGTATGATCAATGAAATGGAAAGACTTGTAAGCAATAACTACAAGTATTAGAAGATGTGTAAGGAGGCTTACCTCCAAGGTCAAGATCTGTGGGAACTTGTGGCTGGAAGTGATGCCATAATTGCCATAATTCCCGTAGAAACTCTTGAGCAAGGCGAGTTACGAAGAAAATGGAAGATAAAATGTGGGAAAGCTCTCTTTGCATTGAGGACATCAATTAGCAAATAGTTCATAGAACACGTCCGTGATATTAGCTCACCAAAGGAGGTATGAGATACTCTTGAGAAACTATTTACCAAGAAAAATACCGCAAGGTTGCAATTCTTAGAAAATGAGTTAGCAATCTCAAGACAAGAAGGTATGACAATTTCTGAATATTTCTTACGAGTCAAAAGTCTTTGTTCAGAAATTTCAAAGATCGATGACAATGAGAAAATCAGTGAATCTCGGTTGCGAAGATATTTAATTCGCGGTTTCAAGAAAGAGTATGTTCCGTTCATAACCTCTATTCAGGGGTGGACTACTCAACCTACGGTTGAAGAATTGGAGAATTTACTCTCTAATCAAGAAGCTTTGGCTAAGCAAATGGCTAAAGGATTTGAAAATGATTCGGTATTGTTTTCAAAAAGGAAAAACTACAAGAAAGGTTCTTCaagcaaagaaaaagaagaagagtcAATTAGTTACAAAGGTTGTAACTATGAGAAGAAACCTCACACATGTTACAAATGTGGAAAGGTTGGTCACATTAAGAGAGATTATCGTTCTAAAGTCACAAAAGCAAATGTGGCTTGTACAAGCAATGATGACGTCAAATGGGAGCAATGTTTTACCGTGGATACAGTTGTCAAGAAGAATCAATGGATTATTGATTCGGGTTTTTCTCATCATGTGACCGGTGATGGAACTCTTCTTCATGACGTCAGAGATCACAATCAAAATCGAGTTGTAATCACTGCCGACAACTCAACTCATCCAGTTAAAAAGGAAGGTAAtgctattattgatgttaataataatacttttactttggaAGATGTTTATCTTGTTCCTAAATTGACCAAGAATATAGTTTTAGTACCTCAAATTACCGAATCTGGAAAACATATTCTTTTTGGTCCAACGGATGTGAAAGTCCTTGAGAATGTCAAGGAGATTGTGGGTGATGTTCTTTTCACGGGAGAAAAGAAAGGTTCTTTGTTTGTGTTGTCCGCAGGTAAGGCTTTTGTGAAGAAAACAAGTCAAACCGACAACGGAGctatttggcatgctagactaggccatgtgggatatcaaatgttgcaaaagatattctcacataagctagttgatggaattcctcaattaaagaatgttcgtgaggaagtaatatgccaaggatgtcaatatggaaagtcacaccgacttccatataaaaagtcaacaaatcgAAAACAAGGTTTGCTTGACTTGATTCATACGGACTTAATGGGGCCAACAAAAACACCAAGTTATAGCGGCCATTGCTATGTAATGGTGTTAATttctaacaacccaacccgttaaccaaccgaaaacgcaaaataaaaaaaatttcgaaCAGGTCTGCCTAGACTGGGCGCGCGGCGCGCATCCCAGTCTATGCACGGCGCGCACAAGGCAGGATAGACTCTGTCCGGATTTTGTGATTTTCTTTTAAAGATCTTGcgcttcccggcacttttagacgtaATGCTTTTTACCACATATtacaatatgtaaaactaacacgattcaatcataaaacgagttttacattgcgaGGCCCACATATGCCTAAAATACCATTAAGTACAAAagatgagtttcgaccacaaaaagtttaattttcaaacgtcatttagagcatggtgtttggggttaaattacccaatcttggtcgaacttccaaaagctaaaaccCCTGAGatccactaatccaagcgaatacctttgcccttacctaagccggatcctaaaaaggtaaacaacgagagggtaagctaatacttagtgagtagaataactatatacatgcatatacaacttacctactcgcatccacacaTCATATAATGAATATATTCGCATATCATCTTGTAACAAAGCTAGTATCAtcgaatcgtacaactagcaacatcaatagcatagataatcataataataattaatgctaacgtcaacaaatatataaaccatggttaaccaatatcgcaagggaatgacctcgcgaacacgtcatcggtgttcataacaaccattagctcccaaaacggctatggtatgctaacccccgaggtgttccaaaacggctatggcatcacccctaagtgttccaaaacggctatggcatcacttgaacaCGTGTGAGTAAGAACCGGCTATTCAATTAGTTCCCAAAACGGcaatggtatgctaaccccgaggtatccCAAAACGGCTATAGTTTTCCCCCAAAGTGTTCCAAAACTGCTATGGCATCACTTAATAGCGGCTATCACTCACacccatgtgcacaaaacggctatgtgcacaattaatacgggcacataaatcatatacatacatacatacataaatatttcACTCACCTTGTCATCTTGGTGAAATTTTCCACTACTTGaaaccttcaaagcgagtcacctaaatccaattaatgcccaattaattcacataacaagttggattgtataccaactaacctcactagtgcatttacgACCCAAAAGAGTATTTATGACTCATTTGCACTAAAATCACCCAACCGAGGTCCAAATCCCCAACTTAATCACTAaaggctagtgattaactaaccatttaagactctTTAGAACATTCATTACATGAAACTCTAGGTTGGTCATtcatgagtcctcatgactcaatcttacccaaaacccccccaAAAATCACCcataatgggttttatgttcatcactactccaaactataacaaccctcacattttcatactcgaattgactaatttgcctatagggttgttatccatacgtaatatataattaaattcgacgttgatcaaatatttatttttagtcgacacgttttgttaactaaagtttacactaattatataaaataactttagttaatattaatattaatattaatgcgtattatatttaaaactatatgtaacataattattaattaaatgataagttattttaatcattatatatatttttagcttataaaaaaataaaataaaaaataagatttttttataaattaaataatgagcccatgaattttgactaaatattttcaaagataaaacttattaaaaacatttttaacatgtttttttttttttttgtcaaaattggcacctttattttattttatttttttcttttcaccaaccatttttacctataaatacatggcttctCATTCAttttttattaccaaaaataaaaacttaagttattctctcaaaaccttgaagaaaatttgaggtactttctattttttttttttaatattgtcgattatatttatatttattgtatattctttgtaaaatttaaaattaattatgtttatatgttataattagtattataagtattatgatgtataaaaataattttgataatttatggaatattatttataattaaatacgaattatgtagtatttaaacgtaaaaacaatgtaaaatttgtaataaatatttttaaccaaaaataaaatatatataattttttctaagttttttaaaacttatatatatctgcaaaaattataaaaataattacttggatcAAAtttgtaattattatataattaaactctattattatgtaattcgaaggtaaattaagaataaatataaaataataaaaatattttttaaatattttttctacaggttattagactgatagaaacttataaaaattataaaaataattgtttaggtttatttagtaattatttagaattaaaattgttttgtgaatacattaagggtaaaaacaaaaataaatacaaaaatataataaaaacgttttcttaattttttttactaatctatatgattaactaaggcTATAAAAAttttgtatataatttttagatatttaattaattatttagatatttttggataatgttcgattaataaaacactattatttttaaagtaatttaggtatttatttgaaggtaattatatttaatatatataagacatactaaggtataataactaaatattaaataatacttaggttatattattacatatataattattaagtacattaataattcgttgtatgtataaacctaaagtgaaggttaatcaaagataatgtacaattcatgtgaacttcatcgctactcacggtcgtaagtgaatgatgtctaggttgccatttatgggtaagcttgtgaatctcgaatgccatgacttagattctggtcaagaatcctgaacccccggttacatctggtcattcctgacttatttgatagcaatgaagtttgagtaaagttgtacaacgtcttactaaagattaatccgaactttctaaaattgaaaagttactataagtggaaactttccataaatagtaaccttccgaaaatggaaattctttagtgaaccattactatcaatatagtactatatactattgtctgttaggaaaTGTCTGATCAtatgttctatctctaggttgagatctcggtcacatccttccgttcaattctttcgtgaaatactcttttgtgctactaaggtgatttttatagccccacttttactgtttacttaactatttataacttttggggtgagacacatgcttgctttataactgttttatgcttaggcacaagtactaaattgttaactatgatgtcatgctttgattcatgctaaatccctaccgtaatatcgtcaattgctacgtttaaatgcaaacttaattattgtgagtaggcctattgagagtaacgtctctaaccattcgactgttggtctttggttacataataatgattccacgacactgacagtacaaggtgtcatagggtaaattgtttagtagcgatattacaaactgcagcagcacttttagattgatatatctatattgatcaactttaaactaaatcttgtggtctaaaactttggatattatttataaacctatgaatttcactcaacctttttggttgatactttaagcatgttttgtctcaggtgatgattgagctagctgctacttgctactagatgattgatgtatgctttgctgcttgcatggagtccatcattcatatttatcattttgtttaagacatttcccatttactgtactcttatgatgtaaaacttttaataatgcttccgctgtttatttaataaataaaacgtctcatttagagtcgttctcgaatatacacttgtgttatgatattagttagtcacagttacccccggtcccatttagggggtgtgacaaatTGGTATTAGAGCAGGATtgttatagagaactaggattgcattttatgtgtgccttatgtgctagttagggtaccttagcaatctttaagactataacctttcatgccttagttttaagtgcttttccCTTATATCTTACCTCGTACTTTTATGTCATCTTTAGAATCATTCTAGTTCTAGTTCCTTCTCTCTTTTAGGATGTCTAACCGTAATCCGATCATCATCTCTGACTCCGAAACTGAAGGATCAGTTAAACGTAATCCGATCATCATCTCTGACTCGGAAACTGAAGGATCAGGCAACTCACCAACTTACGCACCTGCTACTCCACTTGCATAACCATTTTATGTTCCTACTACACCGCCTGCATCACC
Proteins encoded in this region:
- the LOC139864554 gene encoding uncharacterized protein, translated to MTISEYFLRVKSLCSEISKIDDNEKISESRLRRYLIRGFKKEYVPFITSIQGWTTQPTVEELENLLSNQEALAKQMAKGFENDSVLFSKRKNYKKGSSSKEKEEESISYKGCNYEKKPHTCYKCGKVGHIKRDYRSKVTKANVACTSNDDVKWEQCFTVDTVVKKNQWIIDSGFSHHVTGDGTLLHDVRDHNQNRVVITADNSTHPVKKEGNAIIDVNNNTFTLEDVYLVPKLTKNIVLVPQITESGKHILFGPTDVKVLENVKEIVGDVLFTGEKKGSLFVLSAVYMPATPPYSPPAGESQIDADYDGDDDDEEEIMDEIIEEEESEPEKESEPTVVLAPSQKRKEPETPIIETPSPSKRLKHN